Within Ignavibacteria bacterium, the genomic segment CAAACTTTTTTATGCTTTCAAAAACTGCTGAAGGTTCTGTGAAGATTCCGGTGACTTTATCGAAAAATGACAATTCCTGTTCAGTGGAATTTTGATCAGGTTGTAAGGTGCTTTCCTGCTCCATTGTACTCTCCTATGTTTATTAATGGATAAGAACACTTACTCAAATATAGAAATTTTACTAATATTTTTGTCGAAAATTATTCAACGCTTATTCGCTCTGCAGGACGGCTAAATCACAAATTCCAAAAGACAAATATCAATTATTTGAAAAACAAAGATCAATTCTTTAACCTTAAACCGCTAACCGAAACCAATAACTCAAAACAAAAAACTAACTTAATCATGCTGAACGATAAACTAAAACTTGATACTTGCTCCTCATCGACTTAATTTTGAACCATGAAAACAATCATTGAGCCCTTCAAAATCAAATCAGTAGAATCAATTAGATTTACTAGTAAAATTGAAAGAGAAAAAATCCTTAAAGATGCATTTTTCAATACATTCTTGATCCATTCCCAAGATGTTTTGATTGATTTACTGACAGACAGCGGAACATCTGCAATGAGCTCCGAGCAATGGGCAGGAATTATGCGCGGCGATGAAGCTTATGCCGGCTCTCAAAGTTTTTACAGATTTGAAAGTGTTATCCAAAAAATTACGGGTTTTAAATATATAATTCCTACACATCAAGGTCGAGCTGCAGAAAAGATTTTATTTTCAATCGTCGGAGGAGAGAAAAAATATTTTCCAAACAATACTCACTTCGATACAACAAGAGCGAATATAGAATATACTGGTGCCGAAGCAGTTGATTTTATAACTGAAATCGGAAGGCACCCGGAAAAGAGAGGGGATTTTAAGGGGAACATTGATCTGATCGAGCTCGAAAGTTTTATTAATGAAGTCGGTCCAGATAATATTCCATTTGTGATGCTTACAGTCACGAACAATTCCGGCGGCGGACAACCCGTCTCGATGGAAAATATTCGAGCGACGCGTAAACTTTGTGATGAGTATGGATTGAAATTATTTCTCGATGCCTGCCGTTTTGCTGAGAATGCGTATTTCATTAAAAAGAGGGAAAAAGGTTATGAAAATAAAAGCATTCTCGAAATTGCTCAGGAGATGTTTTCATACGCAGATGGATGCACAATGAGTGCTAAGAAAGATGCTTTGGTGAATATCGGCGGATTTCTCGCAATGAATGATGAAGAGTTGATGATGAAGTGCAGGAATGTTTTGATCGTTACGGAAGGATTTCCGACTTACGGAGGATTGGCAGGAAGAGATTTAGAAGCAATTGCTCAGGGACTCGAGGAAGTCATTGATGAAAATTATTTGCAGTACCGGATCCGCTCGATTGAATATCTTGGTGAAAAACTTTTAGCGGCAAATGTACCAATACTTGAACCGCCCGGAGGTCATGCGATTTATCTCGATGCAAAAAGATTCTCTCCGCATATTCCTGCGGATCAATATCCTGGACAGTCGATCGTTTGCGAATTGTATTTACACGGAGGAATTAGAGCCGTTGAAATCGGAAGTGTTATGTTCGGTAAGTATGATAAAGAAGGAAAGTTAATTCCGGCGAGACTTGAACTTGTTAGAATGGCTCTGCCGAGAAGAGTCTACACACAGAGCCATGTCGATTATGTTGCGGAAGTTATTATTGAAGTTTTTGAGAAAAGAAAATCTTTGAGAGGTATGAAAATTACCTATGAAGCTCCGATGCTAAGGCACTTTACAGCGAAATTCGAGTATGCTTAATTGAGAAACTCAATTTTGTATCAGTAGAAAATCAAAAGCAATAGAACACAGATCACATGGAGTCCTTCGCCGCAGCACTGTGTTGAACATGGTTGTTTTCTCGATACATCCCGACTCTTATTCTGAACCATTCATAGTCGGGATACTCGAAAACCTCTAAATGGTTAGCGGTTCTCGAGTAGTCCCGATTAATTAGTAAAATTCAACTCGAAATCGGGACGTATCGAGAGAACCTAAATTGATAATCTTCATGACCCTTCGGAGGCAAGCGTGACGAATTATCACGGATTAAAGTTCACGACAGTTTATTTAACTCGAACGTAAATTGTTTTTGATTCGACTGTTGAATTCGGTTCCCATGAACGGTTATATTCAAAGCGGAGAGAATCATTACCGATACTCATTCCCTTGAAGGTCCAAATTTCTTTACCTCCGCTGCCAACTAATCCAGGTCTATCCGGTAAATATTTATAACCAGCTGTATCCACGATTGAGACTGATGTTCGATTAATCCATTTCCAGGAATATCCAGTCGTGGGATTGGATTTCAATTCAATTTGGAAACTTTTTCCTTTTTCGATATCAAAATCAAATTTATAATCTGAACCATTATTATCTCCATTTTTTCTGCAAATAAAAAACAGAGAAGAAATGACCAATAAAAAAATAATCTTATTCATAGGTTCTTAAATGAATTAATTAACAGAGTTACGCAGAATGGATTTTTAGTCATGTTGAGTCCCGAGTAATCGGGACGAAACATCTAATAAATTCCGAAAATTCCAAATTCAGATTCTTCATCCGTCAGTTGACGGATTCAGAATGACTGTTTTGCGTAACTTTAGTTAATTAATTTTTATTCAGTGTCAGGTGATATCATTTTATAAACAAATCCTGCTAAAACGGCACCGACAATTGGTGCGACCCAGAATAACCATAATTGACCAACTGCCCAGTCACCAACAAATATTGCTTGACTTGTACTTCGTGCAGGATTCACGGAAGTATTTGTTACGGGTATGCTTATCAAATGAATGAGGGTTAATCCCA encodes:
- a CDS encoding tryptophanase; translated protein: MKTIIEPFKIKSVESIRFTSKIEREKILKDAFFNTFLIHSQDVLIDLLTDSGTSAMSSEQWAGIMRGDEAYAGSQSFYRFESVIQKITGFKYIIPTHQGRAAEKILFSIVGGEKKYFPNNTHFDTTRANIEYTGAEAVDFITEIGRHPEKRGDFKGNIDLIELESFINEVGPDNIPFVMLTVTNNSGGGQPVSMENIRATRKLCDEYGLKLFLDACRFAENAYFIKKREKGYENKSILEIAQEMFSYADGCTMSAKKDALVNIGGFLAMNDEELMMKCRNVLIVTEGFPTYGGLAGRDLEAIAQGLEEVIDENYLQYRIRSIEYLGEKLLAANVPILEPPGGHAIYLDAKRFSPHIPADQYPGQSIVCELYLHGGIRAVEIGSVMFGKYDKEGKLIPARLELVRMALPRRVYTQSHVDYVAEVIIEVFEKRKSLRGMKITYEAPMLRHFTAKFEYA
- a CDS encoding protease inhibitor I42 family protein, producing the protein MNKIIFLLVISSLFFICRKNGDNNGSDYKFDFDIEKGKSFQIELKSNPTTGYSWKWINRTSVSIVDTAGYKYLPDRPGLVGSGGKEIWTFKGMSIGNDSLRFEYNRSWEPNSTVESKTIYVRVK